A section of the bacterium genome encodes:
- a CDS encoding cysteine desulfurase family protein yields the protein MKHVYLDYNATTPVHPLSVKEMNKYTEKYFGNPSSGHWFGLKAKEGVEKARQRAASLLECKPDEIIFTSGGTESNNYVILGAARTFGKKGSHIITSVIEHPAVINPCRYLEKNGFSVTYLPVDKYGMVDPDDVEKAIRPSTILITIMHANNETGTIQPIAEISRIAREKNILFHTDAAQSVGKIPTRVNELGVDFLSIAGHKLYAPKGAGALFMRQGIKIEPLMYGAGHERGLRPGTENVIEIAGLGKSCEIMGKTMPENSKRIKKLRDKLFQGLINKGIKVKLNGHPEKRLPNTLNISFIGTDSHELLKRIPYIAVSTGSACHSNSKQPSSVLTAMGVSPEDAFGAVRFSLGIWTTDEEIDYAIGKYLEVLLS from the coding sequence ATGAAACACGTTTATCTCGATTACAACGCGACGACGCCGGTTCATCCTCTTTCCGTGAAAGAGATGAACAAGTACACGGAAAAATATTTCGGGAATCCGTCAAGCGGCCACTGGTTTGGATTAAAGGCGAAAGAGGGTGTTGAAAAAGCAAGGCAAAGAGCCGCGTCGCTTCTTGAATGCAAGCCGGATGAAATAATTTTTACATCCGGCGGGACAGAGTCGAATAATTATGTTATATTAGGCGCCGCAAGAACGTTCGGGAAAAAAGGCAGCCATATAATAACGAGCGTAATCGAGCATCCGGCGGTTATAAATCCGTGCAGGTATCTGGAGAAAAATGGTTTTAGCGTCACATATCTACCTGTTGACAAATACGGCATGGTTGACCCGGACGACGTTGAAAAAGCGATAAGGCCCTCGACAATTCTTATTACAATAATGCACGCGAACAATGAGACCGGCACAATCCAGCCGATCGCCGAAATTTCAAGGATCGCGAGAGAAAAAAATATTTTGTTCCATACGGACGCGGCGCAGAGCGTGGGAAAAATCCCCACGAGAGTTAACGAATTAGGTGTTGATTTTTTGTCGATAGCAGGCCATAAACTTTACGCTCCCAAGGGAGCCGGGGCTTTATTTATGAGGCAGGGAATAAAGATTGAACCTTTGATGTATGGCGCGGGACATGAAAGAGGACTGCGACCCGGCACCGAAAATGTCATTGAGATCGCGGGCCTTGGCAAATCCTGTGAAATCATGGGAAAGACAATGCCGGAAAATTCAAAGAGGATAAAAAAATTACGGGACAAACTTTTCCAGGGATTGATAAATAAAGGCATAAAGGTAAAATTGAACGGCCATCCTGAAAAAAGACTGCCGAATACATTAAATATAAGTTTTATAGGAACAGACAGCCATGAGTTATTAAAAAGGATTCCTTACATCGCGGTATCAACCGGCTCTGCCTGTCATTCAAACTCAAAACAGCCTTCCTCAGTTTTAACCGCGATGGGTGTATCTCCCGAAGACGCGTTCGGAGCGGTCAGATTCAGCCTAGGGATATGGACAACAGATGAAGAAATTGATTACGCTATTGGAAAATATTTGGAGGTTCTTTTATCTTGA
- a CDS encoding AAA family ATPase, translating into MKRDIEKELYFWKNQKDRMPLLVRGARQVGKSYVIENFGKRAFKNLVVVNFEFQPELKQCFTTLDPIDIINKLQLIMGVNIEEENTLLFLDEIQECPDAIMALRYFKEKKERIAVIGAGSLVEFALKSPGFRMPVGRVQFLYLEPLSFGEFLSVSGNQPLRDYLGGIKLDGNFDEAVHRKLLELLRLYLISGGMPAVVKDYIENKDLLNCQRIQNSLLQTYRNDFGKYAKLSENKYLQKIFDTAPRLVGSRIKYSNIDPESRSADLKKALNLLILAGIIKPVYATSASGILLGAQIKESKFKINFLDVGLMQNVSGLQAELAVAKDLMQINSGAVAEQFIGQELTAYLDRYINYQLFFWARDKKRSLAEVDYVINIGSTILPVEVKAGKTGTLRSLKVFLEEKKSPFGVRFSQDQPSYYDKVLTLPLYMAEQLPRLANFLLK; encoded by the coding sequence ATGAAAAGGGATATTGAAAAGGAATTATATTTTTGGAAGAATCAGAAAGATAGAATGCCCTTACTTGTAAGGGGAGCGCGGCAGGTTGGGAAAAGTTATGTGATAGAAAATTTCGGAAAAAGGGCTTTCAAAAATCTTGTTGTCGTTAATTTCGAGTTTCAGCCGGAACTAAAACAATGTTTTACCACCCTCGATCCCATCGATATTATTAACAAACTCCAGCTCATAATGGGTGTAAATATCGAAGAAGAAAACACGCTATTGTTTCTGGATGAAATACAGGAATGTCCGGACGCGATAATGGCGTTACGTTATTTCAAAGAAAAGAAAGAGCGAATTGCGGTAATCGGAGCGGGTTCGCTTGTGGAATTCGCGTTAAAGAGTCCCGGTTTCAGGATGCCCGTGGGAAGAGTTCAGTTTCTTTATCTTGAACCTCTATCGTTTGGCGAGTTCTTGTCCGTGTCGGGTAATCAGCCATTACGCGATTACCTTGGCGGTATTAAATTGGACGGCAATTTTGATGAGGCGGTTCACCGTAAGCTTCTGGAATTATTGCGTTTGTATCTTATTTCAGGGGGAATGCCGGCCGTCGTTAAGGATTACATTGAAAACAAAGATCTTTTGAATTGCCAGAGGATACAGAATTCGCTCCTGCAGACATATCGCAATGATTTCGGAAAATACGCAAAACTTTCTGAAAATAAATATCTTCAAAAAATATTCGACACGGCGCCGCGTCTGGTGGGAAGCAGGATAAAATATTCAAACATCGACCCTGAAAGCAGGTCGGCCGATTTAAAGAAGGCGTTGAATCTATTGATTCTGGCCGGGATAATAAAACCGGTTTATGCCACGAGCGCCTCCGGGATTCTTCTCGGGGCACAGATAAAAGAATCAAAATTCAAAATAAACTTTTTGGATGTGGGCCTCATGCAAAACGTGTCGGGCCTGCAGGCCGAGCTTGCCGTGGCAAAAGACCTGATGCAGATCAATTCGGGCGCGGTAGCCGAGCAGTTTATCGGCCAGGAATTGACGGCGTATCTTGACAGATACATCAACTATCAGCTCTTTTTCTGGGCAAGGGATAAAAAAAGGAGCCTGGCGGAGGTTGACTATGTTATCAATATAGGTTCAACAATTTTACCCGTGGAGGTGAAGGCCGGGAAGACCGGAACATTAAGATCATTGAAAGTATTTCTCGAAGAAAAAAAATCCCCCTTTGGCGTAAGATTTTCGCAGGACCAGCCTTCTTATTATGATAAGGTCCTGACGCTTCCTTTATATATGGCGGAACAATTGCCGAGGCTCGCCAATTTCTTGCTGAAGTAA
- a CDS encoding transcriptional regulator, with product MTIKLIKNNKDYEETLKRIEKIWDAKKNTLEGDELEILSLLVENYERRHYPVLPPDPVEAIKFRMEQMGLKKSDLIPYLGGRNRVSEILNKKRHLTVKMIKLLYQNLNIPAESLIG from the coding sequence ATGACTATAAAATTAATAAAAAATAATAAAGATTACGAAGAAACGTTAAAAAGGATCGAAAAAATATGGGACGCGAAGAAAAATACGTTGGAAGGAGATGAACTGGAAATTTTATCGCTTTTAGTGGAAAATTATGAGCGGCGCCATTATCCCGTCTTGCCGCCTGATCCGGTAGAGGCAATTAAATTCAGGATGGAGCAAATGGGATTAAAAAAATCCGACCTGATTCCTTACCTGGGCGGGCGTAACCGTGTGTCTGAAATTTTAAATAAAAAAAGACATTTGACGGTAAAAATGATTAAATTGTTATATCAAAATCTTAATATACCCGCCGAATCCTTAATTGGATAA
- a CDS encoding type II toxin-antitoxin system RelE/ParE family toxin has protein sequence MIKKVKFAQEASLEFRDSVDWYESKARGLGLRFTDETDSTIERIKLNPDLYPSVVEDIKRIQLNKFPFSIFYKVENDILVILRIFHNKRKPIEW, from the coding sequence ATGATAAAAAAGGTTAAATTTGCCCAGGAAGCATCTTTGGAATTTCGTGATTCTGTCGATTGGTATGAATCAAAAGCAAGAGGCCTCGGCCTCAGATTTACGGATGAAACAGACAGTACAATAGAGAGAATAAAATTAAATCCCGATTTATACCCGTCAGTTGTTGAAGACATAAAAAGAATACAGTTAAACAAGTTTCCATTCTCAATATTCTACAAAGTTGAAAATGATATTCTGGTTATACTCCGTATATTTCATAATAAGAGAAAACCTATAGAGTGGTAA
- a CDS encoding addiction module protein, whose protein sequence is MNKTEILQDIRKLNVIERLNIITDIWDEIKESKELYPVSDEEKRLLVNRLANYRANPGSASDWANLKQEAYKKHDKKG, encoded by the coding sequence ATGAATAAAACAGAAATATTGCAGGATATAAGAAAACTAAACGTAATAGAAAGATTGAATATTATAACAGATATTTGGGATGAAATAAAAGAATCTAAGGAATTGTATCCTGTGTCTGATGAAGAAAAAAGGCTTCTTGTTAACAGGCTGGCAAACTACAGGGCAAATCCGGGCTCCGCTTCGGATTGGGCAAATCTAAAACAGGAAGCGTATAAAAAACATGATAAAAAAGGTTAA
- a CDS encoding nucleotidyl transferase AbiEii/AbiGii toxin family protein — MLTYESLIEQAKIRGMPHTKMRGILREYLQILILKELSKSESGKKLYFTGGTYLRLVHNLKRFSEDLDFNTNAITETEFEQLLERTGEALGKAGIETKIEFAHWDNIYVSKLIFSAIEMIYSVMSKYSKKEGITIKVETNNLKHKIKTETQVISGFGEFYPCVCTDKSVLFADKIDALFNKNRARDIYDIIFMLSNKYPVDKNALKLLGVKIDPDKAIYDAIKKIPQAELKKQAEILRPFLFEESEADLILNAQKIIPALLEKYNK, encoded by the coding sequence ATGCTTACCTATGAATCTTTGATAGAACAGGCTAAAATCAGGGGGATGCCTCATACGAAGATGCGTGGAATTTTAAGGGAATATCTTCAAATCCTTATTTTAAAAGAACTTTCCAAAAGTGAATCAGGTAAAAAACTTTACTTTACGGGAGGAACATATCTCAGATTAGTTCACAATCTTAAAAGGTTTTCGGAAGATTTGGATTTCAATACCAATGCGATAACGGAAACGGAATTTGAGCAATTGCTTGAAAGAACAGGAGAAGCGTTAGGGAAAGCCGGTATCGAGACGAAAATAGAATTTGCCCATTGGGACAATATCTACGTTTCAAAATTAATTTTCTCCGCGATTGAAATGATTTATAGTGTCATGTCAAAATATTCAAAAAAAGAAGGGATAACAATAAAAGTCGAGACCAATAATTTAAAACATAAAATAAAAACAGAAACCCAGGTAATATCAGGCTTTGGCGAATTTTATCCTTGTGTATGCACGGATAAGAGTGTTTTGTTCGCGGATAAAATAGACGCGCTTTTTAATAAAAACAGGGCGCGGGACATATATGATATCATTTTTATGCTTTCAAACAAATACCCAGTTGATAAAAATGCTTTAAAGCTTCTGGGTGTAAAAATTGATCCGGATAAAGCTATTTATGATGCGATAAAAAAAATTCCACAGGCTGAATTAAAAAAACAAGCGGAAATATTAAGGCCGTTTCTTTTTGAGGAAAGCGAAGCGGATTTGATTTTAAACGCGCAAAAAATAATACCGGCACTTTTGGAAAAATATAATAAATAA
- a CDS encoding class I SAM-dependent methyltransferase, with amino-acid sequence MKPLNEHWNEIFKNTDEDKLGWYEKDFSQVLKFLDIAPEWRNSKIFIPGAGTSGLIDILLKSNAKLVLNDLSSEAIEKAKNKCGEKTGNIQWLCRDISKPLPSELNDVDIWIDRAVLHFLTDDICVEQYFKNVNAAVKSGGHAIFAEFSKTGATGCAGLDVRRYDIRDLEKNLPAFKLIANEEYTFINPKGDPRPYIYALFKKI; translated from the coding sequence ATGAAACCATTAAATGAACACTGGAACGAGATATTCAAAAACACAGACGAGGATAAACTGGGATGGTATGAAAAAGATTTTTCTCAAGTCTTAAAATTTTTAGACATTGCCCCGGAATGGAGAAATTCAAAAATATTTATTCCGGGGGCCGGGACTTCAGGCCTGATTGATATACTTTTAAAATCAAATGCTAAGCTTGTTTTAAACGATTTGAGTTCGGAGGCGATTGAAAAGGCGAAAAATAAATGTGGTGAAAAAACAGGCAATATTCAATGGCTTTGCCGGGATATTTCGAAGCCGCTGCCTTCAGAATTGAACGATGTTGATATCTGGATTGACAGGGCGGTATTGCATTTTTTAACTGATGACATCTGCGTTGAACAATATTTTAAAAATGTTAACGCGGCCGTGAAATCCGGCGGGCACGCGATCTTCGCCGAATTTTCAAAAACAGGCGCGACAGGATGCGCGGGCCTCGATGTAAGAAGATATGATATCCGGGATCTGGAGAAAAACCTTCCCGCGTTTAAATTAATCGCGAATGAAGAATACACCTTTATAAACCCGAAAGGCGACCCGAGGCCGTATATTTACGCCTTGTTTAAAAAAATATAA
- a CDS encoding HEPN domain-containing protein yields MNYEKFLKDNLIKEQKPDFKQIEKQLKRADKDLKTAESVLSMDITWSYAISYHAMIRAGKALMYSKGYLPTTRNTHKTIVEFTRTILGEEYENITSRFNRMRRQRHDFIYDSENGITTSEAKSAVDTAKKLIDKIKILVSKENPQKDLLENLDENYRA; encoded by the coding sequence ATGAATTACGAAAAATTCTTAAAGGATAACCTTATTAAAGAACAAAAACCGGATTTCAAGCAAATTGAAAAACAGTTAAAGAGAGCTGACAAGGATTTAAAAACCGCCGAATCAGTTTTATCTATGGATATAACATGGTCATATGCTATTTCCTACCATGCTATGATAAGAGCCGGCAAGGCGTTAATGTATTCCAAAGGTTATCTTCCCACAACAAGAAACACACATAAAACTATTGTTGAATTTACAAGAACAATACTTGGTGAAGAATATGAAAATATTACCAGCCGTTTCAACCGTATGCGGAGACAACGGCATGATTTTATATATGATTCAGAAAATGGAATAACAACATCCGAAGCAAAATCAGCAGTTGATACTGCAAAAAAATTAATAGATAAAATAAAAATCCTTGTTTCGAAAGAAAATCCGCAAAAGGATTTACTGGAAAATTTAGACGAAAATTATAGGGCTTAA
- a CDS encoding nucleotidyltransferase domain-containing protein produces MIKSTKNRARLLRLFFTNSEQSYYMQEIGRIFGKKPGNFQRTINNMEKEGILLSEYKANARYFKVNKDYPFYKELKNIVFKTVGIAGSLKEVLDKIGKISYAFIYGSYAKAKENYLSDIDLFIIGNCNEDKLITELDKLEEFLKREINYKLYSAKEFKKEIMQKKPFLLEILKDKKIMIMGVENELRKILKG; encoded by the coding sequence ATGATAAAATCAACAAAAAATAGAGCAAGATTATTAAGGCTTTTTTTTACGAACTCGGAACAATCTTATTACATGCAGGAGATTGGAAGGATTTTTGGCAAGAAGCCCGGCAATTTCCAGAGAACCATTAATAATATGGAGAAAGAAGGTATATTGCTAAGTGAATATAAAGCCAACGCCAGATATTTTAAGGTAAATAAGGATTATCCTTTTTATAAAGAATTAAAAAATATAGTTTTTAAAACAGTGGGTATAGCCGGTTCGCTTAAGGAGGTTTTAGATAAAATTGGGAAGATTTCTTATGCCTTTATTTACGGTTCTTACGCAAAAGCCAAAGAAAATTATCTATCAGACATAGATCTTTTTATAATTGGAAATTGTAATGAAGACAAGCTTATCACAGAATTGGATAAACTTGAGGAATTTTTAAAAAGAGAGATTAACTATAAATTGTATTCAGCGAAAGAATTTAAAAAAGAAATCATGCAAAAAAAACCTTTTTTACTGGAGATATTAAAAGACAAAAAAATAATGATAATGGGAGTTGAAAATGAATTACGAAAAATTCTTAAAGGATAA
- a CDS encoding FAD/NAD(P)-binding oxidoreductase has protein sequence MKWRFCWITILRKIRNKFNINIYTPESQPMPTAGPEMGEVLKQILKERNIIFNPGLKLKFIDTQNKELNFENGRKEKFDYLIGIPPHRAPKAVKDAGLTNETGWVPVNAKILQTKYADVYALGDITTIKLLGRYKPDVPLNLPKAGVFAHYQAEVVAHNIISEINSGSHTEEFGGKGYCFVELGGGVAGYASGNFYAEPKPEVDLKKPSKLWHWGKVLFEKWWFWRWF, from the coding sequence ATGAAATGGCGGTTTTGCTGGATTACTATTTTAAGAAAAATAAGAAATAAGTTCAATATAAATATTTATACTCCAGAATCCCAGCCGATGCCGACGGCGGGCCCTGAAATGGGAGAGGTCTTAAAACAGATATTAAAAGAAAGAAACATAATTTTTAATCCTGGGTTAAAATTAAAATTTATAGATACTCAAAATAAAGAATTAAATTTTGAGAACGGCAGAAAAGAAAAATTCGATTATTTAATCGGCATCCCCCCGCACAGGGCGCCAAAGGCAGTCAAAGATGCTGGGCTAACTAATGAGACGGGTTGGGTACCTGTTAACGCAAAGATACTCCAGACAAAATATGCCGATGTCTACGCGCTAGGAGATATAACAACAATTAAACTTTTAGGAAGATACAAGCCGGATGTTCCTTTAAACTTGCCAAAGGCGGGAGTATTTGCCCATTACCAGGCGGAAGTTGTTGCTCATAATATAATTTCCGAGATTAATAGCGGTTCTCACACGGAAGAATTTGGCGGTAAGGGATATTGTTTTGTTGAATTGGGTGGTGGCGTTGCAGGGTATGCCAGCGGAAATTTTTACGCTGAGCCAAAACCGGAGGTAGATTTAAAAAAACCGTCGAAATTATGGCACTGGGGAAAAGTTCTTTTTGAAAAATGGTGGTTTTGGAGGTGGTTTTGA
- a CDS encoding FAD-dependent oxidoreductase — MGKTVVILGGGSGGIAAANILRKNLKKEHRVILIDKNSYHYFAPSFLWYIFGSRTQDQVRRKIDVLKNKGIEYIKADISGIDIERKAVHTNVKDISYDYLIIALGAELDLDIIPGFNEAAYSFYNFEECVRLKDNLKNFSNGNVAVVISSMPFKCPAAPYEMAVLLDYYFKKNKK, encoded by the coding sequence ATGGGTAAAACAGTAGTTATTTTAGGCGGCGGTTCAGGCGGTATTGCCGCAGCCAATATACTTAGAAAAAATTTAAAAAAAGAACACAGGGTGATTTTGATAGATAAAAATTCATATCATTATTTCGCGCCTTCTTTTCTTTGGTATATATTTGGTTCGCGGACTCAGGATCAGGTTAGGAGAAAAATTGATGTTCTTAAAAATAAAGGGATTGAATATATAAAAGCCGATATATCGGGAATAGATATTGAAAGAAAGGCTGTGCATACGAATGTAAAAGATATTTCTTATGATTATCTTATTATTGCATTAGGGGCTGAACTTGATTTGGATATTATACCGGGATTCAACGAAGCAGCCTATAGTTTTTATAACTTTGAAGAGTGTGTGAGATTAAAAGATAATTTGAAAAATTTTTCGAATGGGAATGTTGCCGTTGTCATTTCAAGCATGCCCTTTAAATGCCCTGCTGCGCCTTATGAAATGGCGGTTTTGCTGGATTACTATTTTAAGAAAAATAAGAAATAA
- a CDS encoding DUF2892 domain-containing protein — translation MTMERWLRLIAGTFILISLALVYYHSKNWLWFTGFIGLNLFQSGLTNWCPMMNILRACGVK, via the coding sequence ATGACAATGGAACGATGGCTGCGTTTAATCGCGGGAACTTTTATCTTAATAAGCCTGGCCCTGGTTTACTATCACAGCAAAAATTGGCTGTGGTTTACGGGATTTATAGGGCTTAATTTATTCCAGTCCGGACTTACAAACTGGTGTCCGATGATGAATATCCTTAGAGCGTGTGGTGTAAAATAA
- a CDS encoding DUF1302 family protein, translating to MKKHILPALIIITFLLNYAKANEISLHGFGLVTYSGRTKTTDEKRDLILGEERLRLNLSGASEAGNAGFNAKADFIHDGINNETKVDLREAYVDLIEKNYDVRIGRQVITWGLGDLLFINDIFPKDWNAFYAGRDMEYLKLGAEAVKLGIYPKFASMELVVLPAFQADEMPSPDKFIFNDPFAGMNNKSIIRPDKKIRDMELASRIYRRIGSGDMSIYAYKGFYHTPKVNIYDSLSVNYFYPKLNAYGASCQLNGLGGVISVEGGYYDSRYDKNGENFFIDNSKYKALLGYGRQITNQLHLGLQYYNEITRDYNKYKENLPQGFPREEKTKQILTLRLTQFLKYESWKLSLFTFYGIDEKDSMLIPEAMYKFSDELALTIGGNIIDGDKEWTTFGQFKENDNVYMRMKYDY from the coding sequence ATGAAAAAGCATATATTGCCTGCTCTTATTATAATAACATTTTTGTTAAATTACGCGAAGGCAAATGAAATTAGTTTACATGGTTTCGGCCTTGTTACTTATTCCGGCCGGACAAAAACCACTGATGAAAAAAGAGATTTAATTTTAGGCGAAGAAAGATTGCGTTTAAACCTCTCAGGTGCTTCGGAGGCCGGGAATGCCGGTTTTAACGCGAAAGCGGATTTTATTCATGACGGCATAAATAATGAAACAAAAGTGGATTTAAGGGAAGCATATGTTGATTTAATTGAAAAAAACTATGATGTCCGAATAGGCAGGCAGGTTATCACATGGGGGCTCGGAGATTTATTATTCATTAATGATATTTTTCCTAAAGACTGGAACGCCTTTTACGCGGGGCGGGATATGGAATATTTGAAACTCGGCGCGGAGGCCGTGAAATTAGGAATATATCCAAAGTTCGCGTCAATGGAATTAGTTGTTTTGCCGGCATTTCAGGCGGATGAAATGCCGTCTCCCGATAAGTTCATTTTTAATGATCCGTTCGCGGGTATGAATAATAAAAGTATTATAAGGCCTGATAAGAAAATCAGGGATATGGAACTCGCGTCAAGGATTTACAGGCGAATTGGTTCAGGGGATATGTCTATTTACGCGTATAAAGGATTTTATCATACACCAAAAGTAAATATCTATGACAGTCTTAGTGTAAATTATTTTTATCCAAAACTTAATGCCTATGGCGCGAGCTGTCAGCTAAACGGATTGGGAGGTGTTATAAGCGTGGAAGGCGGGTATTATGATTCCCGGTATGACAAAAATGGCGAAAATTTCTTTATTGATAATTCAAAATATAAGGCTCTTTTGGGTTATGGGCGGCAAATAACAAACCAATTGCATCTCGGCCTGCAATATTATAATGAAATAACGCGGGATTATAATAAATACAAAGAAAATCTCCCGCAAGGTTTTCCCCGGGAAGAAAAAACAAAACAAATCTTAACGCTTCGCCTGACACAATTTTTAAAATATGAGTCCTGGAAATTATCGTTATTCACTTTTTATGGAATAGATGAAAAAGATTCCATGCTCATTCCAGAAGCAATGTATAAATTCAGCGATGAATTGGCCTTGACAATCGGAGGAAATATTATTGACGGGGATAAGGAATGGACAACCTTCGGACAGTTTAAAGAAAATGATAATGTTTATATGAGAATGAAATATGATTATTAA
- a CDS encoding outer membrane lipoprotein-sorting protein — translation MKKIITLALSLTLALFISVHAETRGEEIIAKSQEAFYYQGKNLKARVSMNLVNKEGKTRGRKLIMLRKNFGSGEQKYFIYFEMPQDVRGMTFMVHKLPEKDDLRWLFIPALKMVRRIAASDRRSSFVGSDFTYEDVSGRDINADKHTLKKEDKLNGMDCYVIESVPNEKDEFSRKISWIDKNNYLPRQEEYYNTQGELYRSFNAVEIKDIDGFPTVTKRTVKDIKTGHYTEVVFDFIKYNIDIEDTLFEERFMQNPPRRLLE, via the coding sequence ATGAAAAAAATAATTACACTGGCACTTTCACTTACACTCGCGCTTTTTATTTCTGTTCACGCGGAGACGCGGGGAGAAGAAATCATCGCCAAGTCACAAGAGGCCTTTTATTACCAGGGCAAAAATTTAAAAGCGAGAGTATCAATGAACCTTGTTAATAAAGAAGGCAAAACACGAGGCAGGAAACTTATAATGCTGCGCAAGAATTTTGGAAGCGGGGAACAGAAATATTTCATCTATTTTGAGATGCCGCAGGATGTCCGGGGAATGACCTTTATGGTCCATAAACTGCCCGAGAAGGATGACCTGCGATGGCTTTTTATCCCGGCGCTTAAAATGGTCCGGCGCATCGCGGCAAGCGACAGGCGCTCAAGTTTCGTGGGTTCCGACTTTACCTATGAAGATGTGTCGGGAAGGGATATAAACGCCGATAAACACACTTTGAAGAAAGAGGATAAACTTAATGGGATGGATTGTTATGTTATTGAGAGTGTGCCGAACGAAAAAGATGAATTCTCGCGTAAAATTTCATGGATTGACAAGAATAATTATTTGCCCCGGCAGGAAGAATATTACAATACGCAGGGCGAATTATACAGGTCCTTCAATGCCGTGGAGATCAAAGATATTGACGGTTTCCCGACTGTGACAAAAAGGACCGTGAAAGATATTAAAACCGGGCATTATACCGAAGTTGTTTTTGACTTCATAAAATATAATATAGATATCGAAGATACTTTGTTTGAAGAACGGTTTATGCAGAACCCGCCCAGGAGGTTATTAGAATGA